The Streptomyces sp. 11x1 genomic sequence CCTGGCTACTTGGTGGGCTTCTTGCCGGTGATGCCCAGGTGGACCAACAGGGCCAGGTTGGGCTTCAGTTCGGCCTGCTTCACGCCCCAGGTCTGGAAGCCCTTCTGGTGTCCGGAGACCGAGGCGAGCATGGCGACGAGGGAACCGGCGAGGGCCGCCGGGTTCACGTCCTTGTCGACGCGGCCCTTGGCCTGGAGCTCGGCGACCGTGTCCGAGAGGGAGTTGGTGACCGAGTTCAGGATCTTCATGCGGATCTTGTAGAAGCGCTTGTCGCCCTCGGCTGCGCCCAGGTCGACGACGCGGAGGATGGCGTCGTTCTTGCGCCAGAACTCCAGGAATC encodes the following:
- a CDS encoding TetR family transcriptional regulator, yielding MTGQVRTVDGRVAGRRGQATRQKLLDCLSEMLSSSPYRDVKVIDVARKAGTSPATFYQYFPDVEGAVLEIAEQMASEGATLTRLLEGRSWVGKAGWQTAQELVDGFLEFWRKNDAILRVVDLGAAEGDKRFYKIRMKILNSVTNSLSDTVAELQAKGRVDKDVNPAALAGSLVAMLASVSGHQKGFQTWGVKQAELKPNLALLVHLGITGKKPTK